In the Tamandua tetradactyla isolate mTamTet1 chromosome 8, mTamTet1.pri, whole genome shotgun sequence genome, cagTGTGATCAGGTATACTAGCCACACAGACAGATTACCCAAAACCAAAAACTCTGTGCTAAGGGAAGGTTACATCTCTGGatttaattctaaaattatgCTTCCTAATTCATCATCATCTCTGTTGAGCCACATGAAGCAATTTCCTGAAGACATGAGGCTTTGCCTGTTATAAAGGTAAGAGGGGAGAATTTGGTAATCAATTTCAATAAACTCTGTACTTATTTTGTTATTcgattttgttttaattgttttctaaGTAAGCAGACCTCTCTTTGGGAACAAGACTATGCGATGCCTCTGGGAACCCAAACCGTCTTGCCTCACCACAGCCTCTTCATGAGCCCCTTCCTCCTTAACTCTCATGACATGACAATGTCCTGCTCACCTTAGTTGAGTTTCTATTCTGATTATTCCcttgagagaagagaaaatatatattagttttaaaatacaagaCTACCAGAAGGGAAGCAAAGGGGTAGTTAACGCTTACATACAGCATtacacttgtatttctttttcctgtagaACTTGGGAAACATATTGGGAAAGTGAGTTTATACTGGGGAAAGCTGGTCTCATGCTGATGGAGAGGATGAATGATTCTAGGTATTAACATGTTTTTCAGAGGCACATTTCCATTTTAGCTCTAAATAAACTACTAAAAGCTGGGGCTCCTTGGTCTCAGTTGTTTCCTTCTAATCAAGATGAATTCGGACACACTGAAGATCAATTTGACCTTCTGGGATTTGTTCACCACTTTCTTCTCCACTAATGTTACTGAGCAGCGGATGCTAAAGTGTCTCCGAAAAGGCGTGAGCTGTGAAAGTGGAATGTGAAAGGGGCGCAGGAAAGAGGGACTTACCTAAGAATTGGAAAGTTTATTTTGTGTCCATGAATTCCGGTTTCCAGGTCCTGCCCATGCACAGTGTCCCCCAATCACAGGCCTCAGAGGGCGATGGCTGCCAGTTTGAAATAGTTTACTCtccttgaaaaggaagaacagagCTGACTAACCCAGAGGACCATCCACTTTTGTGCCTTGAGTGTATTGGTTGGTAAGTGCTTTATTTGTCTTAATTGCTAATATTCCCACTACTTAGCACAGTGCTTAGAACATGGCATGAAATAGAAATGTgatgaatgaatgtataaatgagtgaatgagctAATATAAGCAAATAGAATACAACCATGAAAAATTTATTCCAATGTGTGGTTAAAATATCAGGAAAGAGAATTCTAAAGGATAATGTAAACAAGAAGCAAGGAATAaattgatttctgaattctcaggcTAAGGAAATGACATTCTTTTGAAGTTTGAATAATGATAACATTAATTTATTTCAGATTATTTCAGAATGAGCACTATATGCTGGGGCTAGATGAACATATTATGTAAACTTACAGGGAAAGAGAAACCAAGACTGAATTATGAAGAAACTGTCAGGAAGTAAATGACATATAAATGAAGTGAGTAATCATGAATGAaatgtaaaggaaagaaaagatataagtacaaaaatggaaattaacaGAGACTACATAAAGTggtaggaaaaaataaatccattaacctaaaaagcaaaagaaaaacaataaagaaaacaggCTTatcaagaagaaaggagaaagcataactgaaaaattaatggagaacaaactaaaactATCCAAGAAATTTCATTTCTGAACATTATGCAAACAAAAAAGcttcaaaaatgatttttttttcttttttttaccaacGGGAGATGCAGTTTATTTACACCAGCAGCCATGGGGGCAGGGGGAATACACAGCATTTACATAGTCACCTACCTGTACAGGATGGAttacatatgcaaaaataaaaatgtcaagacCACAGGACAGCGtaagcctcccctcccccaatgaCCCCAGCATGCAGTAATACCAGGCGGGTGGTCCCTGGGCATGTGGTGGGGAGTGGTGGCATGGAAGGAAAAGCCACCGGCCATGGAAATTAGTTCAgaacccacacacacaccctcagaCACAGGATAGGATACAGGGTGGATAACACTAGCTGGGGTGGGAAGGGTGGGTCTTCCTCCCTCCACCTTCATCCTCCTCCCAAGGCTTCATTTGGAAGCAGGCTGGAGGCTTGCTGAGATCCTCCTTTCCCTGTCACTTCCCCTGGAGGGAGAAGGGGGTGGAGGGGCTAAAACAGGAGCCCAGGCCCCAGAATTTATTCTAATTCCTGTCAAAAAGctgtttggctttttaaaaaataatcgcAATTCTTTGGTTAAAAACCAATTTGTAACCAAGCATCAGCCACAATCAGAACCACCCCAGGAGGACATTGGCAAAAATGGTTTTATTCATTGTTAAAGACAGTATGAATAAAAAGTCACTGATCGGTTTAGTTTATATATTTGTAGAAATCataaatttttcagccattaagACAACAGATTAAGTAAACAACAAGCGTGATCAATATAGATATTTCCAAGATAGGAAGGATGatttttaataatggaaaatttATCAAGATAATTTACTATCTTAAAAGATACAATTATCTCCACAGACAGTGAAATTAATTTGATAAAATccttaacaaagaaaaaattgatagctacttcaatattttaataaaatacatattttatgctTAAAGAAGAATAATGGTAAAGAGAGATAGATGAATTCTCCTTAAGTTCAATAGGACATCAAGGATATTCTTTATCATCTGTATTATTGAATATTATTCCACAAATTTTTATCCTACACAATTTGATAAAACGAAGGACAGGAGGCTTAATTTGGagtgggagggaagaagaaatCTCTGTTCTAGAGATGAGGCCAAAGTGATCTCATATTGAATTCCTACATTAAAAtgaatcaatatataaaatatagccCATCCTacacaacaaaagataaaataaaaataagacaaatcTTTCCGAATTTTTCATGACGTGCTCAAATCATTAATGTTGATGTCATCTTTTCTACctttttatatgttaaaaataagtGTCCTCAATCAACAACAGCTaggaaaaattcagaatttaGGGTTTGATTAGTTGCGGATCAGTGACTCAATGAGATGATGGTTGAAGAGGTTTGTTTAGGTTGATTAGCAAAGCTTTTCCTCTGTTTTGAAGAAATCTAATCATCTATATTAACATTTCTTAAGACTCTTAAAATCTAATCATGTGAGAGAAGTGGGTGTGGTCTTCAGTTTCAATAAAAGGGCCTCCAAGTAGCCAGACTCATTCTTCTCCAGAACAGACAGAGTGACTTTGGAATTCCCCAGTCTGTAGAGACCTCTGAAAGCTGCTCCTACCACCCTGTGAGGACTTGACCTCTCAACTGACTCCCATAGTATTACTTTTACAGCAAGAATTGGTGAAACCATTGACATATTCCTTAGGTGAGTACATAGTTTGCAGGGGAGGAGTTCCTGCTGCTTCTCCAAACTCaaacaagtaaatatatataaatataccatAGTTTAACTTTATATAACAAGAAATGGAGGTTGTGTCCATGAAGTGATATTGTTTGCCTAATTAGTGAAAATGACTCCCTGCCTTCAACTATTTTTGGTTTAAACTGTTTTGTAATCTATTCTTACTATGTATTTTTGGAATTCACATGATGGTTAACTCTTGTTCTATTATTTTGTGTATTCCTTGTTTGTTCTTGTGCATTGTAAGACACAGGAAGTCGTTGCCAAATATCTTGTCATATTTTACCAGGTGTAGACCCGGAAATGGGTTAGCAATAGTTTATTCTCCATGTCTAAATGTTTTACATTCTGCTCTACAAATAGTCCATAAATGTATATGTAGGAGAGAGAATATTCTACAATATATAAATAGTGCATTGATGACTTGAGGaaaatattgtttagggtggtaCATATCATCTATTCAGAAATATCAATTTTCTGGCTTAAATTTTCTAGAAGCTTGGAATGATTTGGTCTTCAGAGAAGTGTTAATGGTGACAGTGCAGAAATATCAGAAGTGGGAGTGCCATCTTTATTCATTTCTGTGGAAATGAGGACCCAacagttttaaagaaaattagttttaaaaagattgatTTGTTTTCCAGTGCTGATTGTTATTACTGAATGATTATTATGTCTTTCGCAATGTGAAGGGATGCTTGATAATTGTTTGACAGTACATGGGAGGTATAGCGATTGccttatcaatttcttctttgcttgATACAGAGGTATACATTCAAAGGTAGGAAGGAAAATTCAACTGCTTAATATATTTATACAAGAGATGCCTGTTGAAACTCATCCAATTTACAAAGTGTAATTTAGtccatatttattattatatattcaaaaaattgCTTTTGGTTCATGGATTCTGCTTAAGGAAACAAAGGAAAGCAAAGATATAATTAAGACTATTTAATTATTGAAGATAAAAGGATTTAGTCCAATGCTCTTTGATAAACCAATCTTAGGCCAGTAGCTTAATAATTGGTTTCAGACCAAATAAGACCAACCCCTAGAACCATGTATTGGGTCATACTACTCAATCCcacaatttcttttaatgtgacaCCTCAACCAAACTGGAGTGCTTTTAAATAGTAGAAAAGAGGTTAGGTGATTAGAAGCTTGTAGAATATATAACCAATGATATTTTCTACGACACTCCATGTCTCATTTTACCATTGGGGTCATATGCAAGATAAATCCTATCTTTCTCTAGACACAAATGTATCATTGAGTCACAACCTGACTAAAAATTTTGCTTCAGCCTTTGCCTGGACAAAGCAGTATAGCAAACTTCTGATTTTCTTACCTCAGCAAAATGGACTCGCACATCTTTCGAGCCTTCCAGAAAGAACTCACCTGCCTCATCTGCCTGACCTACTTTACAGACCCAGTCACCATACACTGTGGGCACAGCTTCTGCAGGCCCTGTCTCTATCTTTCCTGGGAGGAAGCAGAAACTCCTGCCAAATGCCCCACATGCAGGGAAACCTCACAAAACACAGACCTCAAGACTAGTATTATTCTGAAGAACCTGGTGTCTTATATTAGACAAGAACATCTCCACCAATTTGTGAGCTCTGAAGAACATCTGTGTAGGACACACAAGGAGACTAGGAAGATCTTctgtgaagagaatgaaagcTTGTTGTGTTTGCTCTGCTCTAAATCTCATGAGCATGAGACTCACAATCACTCTTCCATAGAACGGGCTGCTGAGGATTACCGGGTAAGTGATGCCTCTGAGAGCACTTTGAGAGGTGGGAATACAATTGCTAAGACATAAGGAAATTGAGGATCATGATGGGTGAATAATCCACTCTTTCCCAGGTACTCTTCTAGGCACCAGTATAAAGTTATgattaaatacacacatatacccaCCTTCATGGACCTTGCATTCAAATGGGATAGTGATTAAATGAATGATATGATTTCGATTATGCAGTATAATGCTCAGGCAACTGTAAACCCCTCATTTTCAAAGAGTCACTGGTGCTCAAAACTACAATtgcaaagaagttttttttttaatattgggaACATAATAACCAACACTGGACAAAGAAGTAAGAAGAATATGTGGGAGGGGAGGAGACTAACATCAATACACCAAAAATCTATGGCAAAATTTTTATCTGAGGACCAGCCGTATTATATGAATACTTCATAGAATAGTCACTTAGACAAAGAACTACGTTAAATTTTGTGGTTCTATGGTTTGAAGTTTCGAAGAATGATATTATGGAGAGTAAACAGTAAACATCATCCTTATATTCTCCTATAGTCCATTTATGTAACATCACTTGACTCTCGCTGTCAAGGACTGAATTCTGTAATATTTGTCTCTCTGGTGCTTAAATTCATAGTTCTTTTACAGGAGAAGCTCCTAAAGCAGATGAGATCTCTGTGGGAAGAGATCCAGGAAAATCAGAGAAATctcaatgaagaaaacagaattgCTGATGTGTGGATGGTGAGTATGAGACTGTTTTCTTCAGAATCAGTTTGGACAGAGAGGCTTGAAACATGTACCAAGAGGACTTGAGCTTAAGTCATCAGTTCCATGAGATACTGTGAATAGGTGAAGAATAGGAAAAGTGTCCATTTTCTCAAAGTAGGATAACATGCTTCTTGGTGAGGGTTTCTATACCCTAATATATCAGCCACAAGAAACAGGGCCATCGGAACTGTGTGTTAGAAGCGCTAACATGTGGACACAGACAGGGGTTTAGGGAGGTTCAGTCATCAGTCTTAGGGAGGTGACAAATTTCTTAGTGTCAAAATCAATTGAGTTCTGAAAGACTAGTAGGTATTAAAAATCCTTGGATAATTCAGGCAGAGGTTTCTGTATGAGctgaattttagaaaattcaagaGATTAAAATGGGGAGCTACAGCTGATTCATGATAATTAGTTCAAAGTTCCCATGGGGGAAAAAGGAGGTGGGAACAGCAATGAGAAATGTGCCTGTAGGGATGAAAAGTGAAAGTGTGTTAGCTAAAGAATATCTgtccaagtaaaataaaaataaataaataaaacattttgaaaagccTAGGTAAGGGGCCAAAGGTGAGGATTGAAGGGGaagagtacatatatatattgagaGAAGTTAGATAATGGAATGGGAATAAATACTCTCAAAACAGCAGGGAAATATGAGAACCTGTGGCTTAGATACAAGAAGGTAAGCCCATTCATAGACACAAGGGGGACAGAAAAAGGGCTATAAGGATAGAAATTATCTTTATGGCCTATGGTAAGGATTTTAGGAAGCCCTTGCCTGATGGTTTCTAATCCTGAGAGTAATAAGCCTTATTTCTGCTAAGATTGGATTGTCATGCTGTGGAGTAGGGAAGTTGAAAATGAGAGACTAATTTATGGACAAAGAAGTCAGAATATTGCACAGAATAATTTGCTATCtctattttgtaaattttctatttatgaaacTTGCCCATAGTTTTTCAAATATGAGAGGACatgaattaattttgaaaagttcTGTTTTAGGCATTTTAAGAACTAAAGTAGTGCATGAAATTGGTTTGAGGAAAGGATGGGTTTGAGTCTTCAGGTAGTGCAAACcaatgaaggaaagaaatggatGAATATGCTGTTTCTGAGAAATGGGTGGATCCGAATTTTGGGTGTATGTAGGTGATTCGTAGAAGTTatgattcaaaaagaaatagatgagctTTAATTGAAGGATTTTAAAGTCACCTTGGGTATGTGATTTAGGAAGTCCATGTCCTTGCAGGATTATGTGTGTCTATGGAGAATGATTGTCAAAGCTGTGTATGAGAATTTGCATCCAGATCtccatgaagaagaaaaacaacatttAGACAAACTGACCcaggaaagcaaaaatattttatggcAACTCAAGAAAAATGGAACCAAAATGactcaaaagaagaaagaactaaggGAAATGTATGAAGAACTGATGATAATGTGCCAAAAATCAGATGTGGAAATGCTCCAGGTAAAAACTAAGACACATGTGGGATATATTTATATTAGTTGAAGTGCCATGATTGACCTCCACTAATTATTTGCTACCAAACACATATTTATTCATGCAGAGGTTAATTCCTACctggaaagacagatatgaaatACAAA is a window encoding:
- the LOC143643396 gene encoding tripartite motif-containing protein 43-like: MDSHIFRAFQKELTCLICLTYFTDPVTIHCGHSFCRPCLYLSWEEAETPAKCPTCRETSQNTDLKTSIILKNLVSYIRQEHLHQFVSSEEHLCRTHKETRKIFCEENESLLCLLCSKSHEHETHNHSSIERAAEDYREKLLKQMRSLWEEIQENQRNLNEENRIADVWMDYVCLWRMIVKAVYENLHPDLHEEEKQHLDKLTQESKNILWQLKKNGTKMTQKKKELREMYEELMIMCQKSDVEMLQDFGDILTRSESVRLCMPQPVRPELSTGPITGLIDRFSRYRVNIFFNNETTNHSIMLFDGVRRWRFGHDRQDTAFKPKSSNYVAAWGTEAFTSGKHYWELEVDGYRDWALGVCRDSWIRKKDMLVESEDIFLLLCVKEHSRCSLFTTAPMLCQYVQTPHSRVGVFLDCEGKNVAFLNVTHDSLIWTYPNYSFNFPVRPFLYTGRT